From a region of the Euzebya sp. genome:
- a CDS encoding Lrp/AsnC family transcriptional regulator: protein MDDVDMAILRTLRDDGRITLTDLAERVHVSRTNVHGRIAKLHEQGIISGYTARIDTGQVGLPVAALVLIGVDQSQLDELREQLDSMPAVEHWGLTMGSYDGFIMARVASVEELRALLVDQLRTMPGITRTESVLMIEETGPRQALPE, encoded by the coding sequence TCCTGCGGACGTTGCGGGACGACGGCAGGATCACGCTCACGGACCTCGCCGAGCGCGTCCACGTGTCCCGGACCAACGTGCACGGGCGGATCGCGAAGCTGCACGAGCAGGGCATCATCTCCGGCTACACGGCCCGGATCGACACCGGGCAGGTCGGTCTGCCGGTGGCCGCGCTCGTGCTGATCGGCGTCGACCAGTCCCAGCTCGACGAGCTTCGGGAGCAGCTCGACTCGATGCCCGCCGTCGAGCACTGGGGCCTGACGATGGGCTCCTACGACGGGTTCATCATGGCCCGCGTCGCGAGCGTGGAGGAGCTCCGCGCCCTGCTCGTCGACCAGCTGCGCACGATGCCGGGCATCACCCGGACCGAGTCGGTCCTGATGATCGAGGAGACCGGCCCGCGGCAGGCACTCCCCGAGTAG